One Acidimicrobiales bacterium DNA window includes the following coding sequences:
- a CDS encoding cupin domain-containing protein, whose protein sequence is MATIKFGMADEIPVRRLAEITDGNGDADRWRAQGAAEVSVRHIFGAADELELFEVTREPGAVSAPHAHVEDEIMYILEGSVHFGNREVGVGSAVFVPAWTLYGFRVGDQGVRFLNFRPRSSERKIVFKEEFLAERTQH, encoded by the coding sequence ATGGCAACCATCAAGTTCGGGATGGCCGACGAGATCCCGGTACGCCGGCTCGCCGAGATCACCGACGGGAACGGCGACGCCGACCGCTGGCGGGCCCAGGGCGCCGCCGAGGTGTCGGTTCGTCACATCTTCGGCGCCGCCGACGAGCTCGAGCTCTTCGAGGTGACCCGTGAACCGGGCGCGGTGTCGGCGCCGCACGCGCACGTCGAGGACGAGATCATGTACATCCTCGAAGGCAGCGTGCACTTCGGAAACCGCGAGGTCGGCGTCGGCAGCGCCGTCTTCGTCCCCGCGTGGACCCTCTACGGCTTCCGCGTCGGCGACCAGGGGGTGCGGTTCCTGAACTTCCGTCCCCGATCCTCCGAGCGGAAGATCGTCTTCAAGGAGGAGTTCCTGGCCGAGCGCACCCAGCACTGA
- a CDS encoding ATP-binding cassette domain-containing protein encodes MTALTLDPAWGGRARRAAGTVLVVGALYGALQLVWPTPVGVALKGMVLGSLTGLIAFGLALVYRSNRIVNFAQADLGVVPASLFVSLVNQWRWSYWAALPVALVTGPALGFAVERFVIRRFSTAPRLIVVVVTVGVAQILVALGLAIPFWMGSILPDTRIAPPFGWTLELPPVVFDANDLLAVTASVVAIVGLFGFLRYTNIGIAIRASAEDRDRASLLGINVGLTQNVAWVVAALLSAVAVTLRAGLVGVPLGSAFGPSILVRALAAAVLARMERFGTMFVAAGMLGVVETAILWNTGSSTLVDPVLFVIVLVGLLVQRRGRESRVEDQAASSWQDAADARPVPAALARLPEVRFVRWAGVAGVVALLVVLPSTMGAAKVNLAAAVAIYAMIAVSLVLLTGWSGEISLGHMAFVAVGAAATSIVNVHRGWDLSISLLLSGLVGAVASVVIGLPALRIRGLFLAMATLAFAVTTSSYLLDRDRFEVLPDNIVEQVERLPLFGRFDIGDETTFYYVCLVVLGLMLLSVRGLQRSRIARVLVAARENGRTAQAFGVDIGRAKLTAFALSGFYASLAGGLLAYHQRALGEQIFAPAESIRVLTMVVVGGLGSVPGALLGAVFLKSTEWFNTVVPEQFRTVFTFAGSGIGLLGVLMFLPGGLGGGLLRWRDAYLRRVARRRGLAIRALTHDPTEPAGPTTTDRAVRRRDAVAAWRPPPSRAPRHVRRFLRRAAPELDYFSFPELALGGRQPNLLSLRSVDVAYGQVQVLFGVNLEVAEGETIALLGTNGAGKSTVLRALSGLVSPTRGSISWEGTDIAGYPPHRVAALGLAHVPGGRGIFPTLTVSEHLRLAGWLDRHDRAGVGERRAEVLGLFPGLAQRLDDQAAALSGGQQQMLALAMAFMARPRVLVIDELSLGLAPVVVAELLDVVRDLQRRGTTILLVEQSVNLALTVAHTAYFMEKGEVRFRGPTHELLERPDILRSVFLEGAVAPVPGASSRAERRRPATTGVAPLEVRHLVKRFDGLRAIDDVSLQVGEGEILGIVGPNGAGKTTLFDLVSGFLAPDEGAIVLDGRDVTTLRADRRARLGLARSFQDARLFGALTVRQVVTTALDGHRGTRGAVAAALDWPGLRAADRRAAARVDELLELMGLAGYADSLIGELSTGTRRVVDLACQAGLAPKVLLLDEPSSGIAQREAEALGPVLLRIRELTGASILLIEHDMPLVSGVADRLLALDLGRVVVDGDADVVLNDEQVVASYLGSTRAVVARSGRAAGAIGEVVGQ; translated from the coding sequence GTGACCGCCTTGACGCTCGACCCGGCGTGGGGCGGGCGAGCGCGGCGTGCCGCCGGAACCGTCCTGGTGGTCGGGGCGCTCTACGGCGCCCTCCAGCTCGTCTGGCCGACACCGGTCGGCGTCGCCCTCAAGGGGATGGTCCTCGGATCCCTCACCGGCCTCATCGCCTTCGGCCTGGCGTTGGTCTACCGCTCGAACCGGATCGTGAACTTCGCGCAGGCCGATCTCGGCGTCGTCCCGGCGAGCCTGTTCGTGAGCCTCGTCAACCAGTGGCGCTGGTCGTACTGGGCGGCGCTGCCGGTCGCCCTGGTGACCGGACCGGCCCTCGGGTTCGCCGTCGAACGGTTCGTCATCCGGCGGTTCAGCACGGCGCCGCGCCTCATCGTCGTCGTCGTCACCGTCGGCGTCGCCCAGATCCTCGTCGCCCTCGGCCTGGCGATCCCGTTCTGGATGGGGTCGATCCTCCCGGACACCCGCATCGCACCGCCGTTCGGCTGGACCCTCGAGCTGCCACCGGTCGTGTTCGACGCGAACGACCTGCTCGCCGTGACCGCGAGCGTCGTGGCGATCGTCGGCCTGTTCGGGTTCCTCCGGTACACGAACATCGGCATCGCCATCCGTGCCAGTGCCGAGGACCGTGACCGGGCGTCGCTGCTGGGGATCAACGTCGGCCTGACCCAGAACGTCGCCTGGGTGGTCGCCGCGCTGTTGTCGGCCGTCGCGGTGACCCTGCGCGCCGGTCTGGTGGGCGTACCCCTCGGCTCGGCGTTCGGGCCGTCGATCCTGGTGAGGGCGCTGGCGGCGGCCGTTCTCGCTCGCATGGAGCGGTTCGGGACGATGTTCGTCGCCGCGGGCATGCTCGGTGTGGTCGAGACGGCGATCCTGTGGAACACCGGGTCGTCGACGCTCGTCGATCCCGTCCTCTTCGTGATCGTGCTCGTGGGGCTGCTCGTGCAGCGCCGCGGGCGCGAGTCGCGGGTCGAGGACCAAGCCGCGTCGTCGTGGCAGGACGCGGCCGACGCGCGCCCGGTGCCCGCCGCGCTGGCTCGCCTGCCGGAGGTGCGGTTCGTGCGGTGGGCCGGCGTCGCCGGCGTCGTGGCCCTCCTCGTCGTCCTGCCGTCGACCATGGGTGCGGCGAAGGTGAACCTCGCCGCAGCCGTGGCCATCTACGCCATGATCGCGGTGTCCCTCGTGCTGCTGACCGGGTGGTCGGGCGAGATCAGCCTCGGCCACATGGCCTTCGTCGCCGTCGGCGCGGCCGCGACCTCGATCGTGAACGTCCACCGAGGCTGGGACCTGTCGATCTCGCTGCTGCTGTCCGGGCTCGTCGGCGCCGTCGCGTCGGTCGTCATCGGCCTCCCGGCCCTGCGGATCCGCGGGCTGTTCCTCGCGATGGCGACGCTGGCGTTCGCGGTGACGACGTCGTCCTACCTGCTCGACCGGGACCGCTTCGAGGTCCTGCCGGACAACATCGTCGAACAGGTGGAGCGGCTGCCGCTGTTCGGGCGGTTCGACATCGGCGACGAGACGACCTTCTACTACGTCTGCCTCGTCGTGCTCGGCCTCATGCTCCTGTCGGTCCGCGGCCTGCAGCGGTCGCGCATCGCCCGCGTCCTCGTGGCCGCCCGCGAGAACGGCCGCACCGCCCAGGCGTTCGGCGTCGACATCGGCCGGGCGAAGCTGACGGCCTTCGCGCTGTCGGGCTTCTACGCCTCGCTCGCCGGCGGGCTCCTCGCCTACCACCAACGTGCTCTCGGCGAGCAGATCTTCGCTCCGGCCGAGAGCATCCGCGTCCTGACGATGGTCGTGGTCGGCGGCCTCGGGTCGGTGCCCGGGGCCCTGCTCGGAGCGGTGTTCCTGAAGAGCACCGAGTGGTTCAACACCGTCGTCCCGGAGCAGTTCCGCACGGTGTTCACGTTCGCCGGCAGCGGCATCGGACTCCTGGGCGTCCTCATGTTCCTCCCCGGCGGCCTCGGGGGTGGCCTGCTCCGATGGCGCGATGCCTACCTGCGTCGGGTGGCGCGCCGGCGGGGCCTCGCCATCCGGGCACTGACCCACGACCCGACCGAGCCGGCGGGCCCGACGACCACGGACCGGGCGGTCAGGCGCCGCGACGCGGTCGCGGCCTGGCGGCCACCGCCGTCGCGGGCGCCACGCCACGTGCGGCGGTTCCTGCGCCGTGCGGCCCCCGAGCTCGACTACTTCAGCTTCCCCGAGCTGGCGCTCGGCGGACGGCAGCCCAACCTGCTCAGCCTCCGCTCGGTCGACGTCGCCTACGGACAGGTCCAGGTCCTGTTCGGCGTCAACCTCGAAGTGGCGGAGGGCGAGACGATCGCGCTGCTCGGGACCAACGGCGCCGGCAAGTCGACGGTGCTCCGGGCGCTGTCGGGGCTCGTCAGCCCGACGCGGGGCTCGATCAGCTGGGAGGGCACCGACATCGCCGGCTACCCACCGCACCGCGTCGCGGCCCTCGGGCTCGCCCACGTTCCCGGCGGGCGCGGCATCTTCCCGACCTTGACGGTGAGCGAGCACCTGCGGCTCGCCGGCTGGCTCGACCGGCACGACCGTGCCGGTGTCGGGGAGCGCCGGGCCGAGGTGCTCGGGCTCTTCCCCGGCCTGGCCCAGCGGCTCGACGACCAGGCGGCCGCCCTCTCCGGCGGCCAGCAGCAGATGCTCGCGCTGGCGATGGCGTTCATGGCCCGGCCGCGGGTCCTGGTCATCGACGAGCTGTCGCTCGGGCTCGCACCGGTCGTCGTCGCCGAGCTGCTCGACGTGGTGCGGGACCTCCAACGGCGAGGGACGACGATCCTCCTGGTCGAGCAGTCGGTGAACCTGGCCCTCACGGTGGCCCACACCGCCTACTTCATGGAGAAGGGGGAGGTCCGCTTCCGGGGCCCGACCCACGAGCTGCTCGAACGGCCAGACATCCTGCGGTCGGTGTTCCTCGAGGGTGCGGTGGCGCCGGTCCCGGGTGCCTCGTCGCGGGCCGAGAGGCGGCGGCCCGCGACGACCGGGGTGGCCCCACTCGAGGTGCGCCACCTCGTCAAGCGGTTCGACGGCCTGCGGGCCATCGACGACGTCAGCCTCCAGGTGGGCGAGGGGGAGATCCTCGGGATCGTCGGGCCGAACGGTGCCGGGAAGACCACCCTGTTCGACCTCGTCTCCGGGTTCCTGGCACCGGACGAGGGGGCGATCGTGCTCGACGGGCGCGACGTGACCACGTTGCGCGCCGACCGTCGTGCCCGGCTCGGCCTCGCACGATCGTTCCAGGACGCCCGGCTGTTCGGGGCGCTGACGGTCCGCCAGGTGGTGACCACGGCACTCGACGGCCACCGCGGCACACGCGGTGCCGTGGCGGCGGCCCTCGACTGGCCCGGCCTACGGGCCGCCGACCGGCGTGCCGCAGCCCGAGTCGACGAGCTGCTCGAGCTGATGGGCCTCGCCGGCTATGCCGACTCGCTCATCGGGGAGCTGTCCACCGGCACGAGGCGGGTCGTCGACCTGGCGTGCCAGGCCGGCCTGGCGCCGAAGGTGCTGCTCCTCGACGAGCCGTCCTCCGGCATCGCCCAGCGGGAGGCCGAGGCCCTGGGGCCTGTGCTCCTGCGCATACGGGAGCTCACCGGGGCGAGCATCCTGCTCATCGAGCACGACATGCCGCTCGTCAGCGGCGTCGCCGACCGCCTGCTCGCCCTCGACCTCGGGCGGGTGGTGGTCGACGGCGACGCCGACGTCGTGCTGAACGACGAGCAGGTGGTGGCGTCCTACCTCGGATCGACCCGGGCCGTCGTCGCACGGTCGGGCCGCGCCGCCGGCGCGATCGGGGAGGTCGTCGGGCAATGA
- a CDS encoding ABC transporter ATP-binding protein, protein MHRNARTSLFWALLSRQRRNVKLVVALTLVVAVAGIMVANLTRGMVDRGIVDQAVPLWPFVRRAVPWVLVGVAASIASGLMLQRVAYTVELDMRVWLYTRIQTAELRRLDAVAGGQLVTRTLTDLQLLQSVLGVLPLLGALLPVLGALLVFITILSPPMGLLGMVVLPVDLWLIARFKDRLRQLSWADLNQRAEVMTAIDEPVRGIRVVRAFGREDHERRRLHAVADRAYQFALARVRLLARYDIVIRGFPYLMQGVILLAGARLVADGRLTLGTFLLAFQAGTIVIQVAAPLGDVVSAWQYVRSAQDRLTEMLALGNEPLAGGRSLPGPSLGLGLDGVSVELGERVVLDQLDLDVAPGELVMVVGGPGSGKSTLVAVAAGLLAPTRGRALLEAVPMDELDPVELRRSVRVVTEEPLLFALSLRDNLTMGAAPDVTDHDILAALEAAGAEDVPASLTGGLDGAVGDRGLTLSGGQRQRVAMARALLARPRLLVLDDALSAVNPSLEIDVLRRVRRFAPDLAILLVTRRDGARAVADEVRRLASGGSLHHLPGAAAPLAEVPAPVAELTGVGLHDVAPSLPEDVVADEREPTLRAVLRRFRAVAALAFVAVLAQALAVSSPDILFGRVVDLVEESEAAAYRWAYVMMAMGAVIGVTGYVFRVSAERFNQGVIHLLRRRVFHRLTRLGIDFYDREQPGEVAARVVNDLDTLLVFFQGPGFILVSNIARVLVAMGAILVIAPATAPVVIGGVVVIVGLTAIQLPLAMQANGWARDELGVVTAKFEEDFTARHEIRHLGALGLQLRRFVHACWERRRARWWVAVVASAYTSVIDATGQVLSLLVLWRAGEEVFAGRLSTGSALTVQLLAVGGTLPLGTIGGLYARLLEVRVSWDRVREPFRVRVLPVVAEGAPPCPAIVGPVAFDHVDFAYPHAGRQVLADVSFTMPAGGVTALVGVTGAGKSSVAKLLSRTYDPDVGRVVVSGRDLRDVDLAGYRSRIGIVPQDAFLFRGTVASNIAYGRPDASREDVEASAVAVGAHELLVAGPDGYDHTVEEEGRNLTHAQRQLIALARAWLARPELLVLDEATSSLDGDVEGRVLVAVASLGVTTLMVTHRHEVAARADHIVVLEGGRVATRGGAAEVAGEPAFRRLWAADDLLASG, encoded by the coding sequence GTGCATCGCAACGCCCGGACGTCGCTGTTCTGGGCGCTGCTCAGCCGACAGCGGCGCAACGTGAAGCTCGTCGTCGCCCTCACGCTCGTCGTCGCGGTCGCGGGCATCATGGTCGCCAACCTCACGCGGGGCATGGTCGACCGCGGCATCGTCGACCAGGCGGTCCCGCTGTGGCCCTTCGTGCGGCGGGCCGTCCCGTGGGTGCTCGTCGGCGTCGCTGCCAGCATCGCGTCGGGCCTCATGCTCCAGCGGGTCGCTTACACGGTGGAGCTCGACATGCGCGTGTGGCTGTACACGCGCATCCAGACGGCCGAGCTGCGCAGGCTCGACGCCGTCGCCGGTGGCCAGCTGGTCACCCGCACGCTGACCGATCTCCAGCTCCTGCAGTCGGTTCTGGGGGTGCTTCCGCTCCTCGGCGCCCTGCTACCGGTGCTGGGGGCGCTGCTGGTGTTCATCACCATCCTGAGCCCGCCGATGGGCCTGCTCGGCATGGTCGTGCTCCCGGTCGACCTGTGGCTCATCGCCCGCTTCAAGGACCGGCTGCGGCAACTCAGCTGGGCCGACCTGAACCAGCGCGCGGAGGTCATGACCGCCATCGACGAGCCGGTGCGCGGCATCCGGGTGGTCCGCGCCTTCGGCCGGGAGGATCACGAGCGGCGCCGGCTGCACGCCGTGGCCGACCGCGCCTACCAGTTCGCGCTGGCGCGGGTGCGCCTTCTCGCCCGGTACGACATCGTCATCCGGGGCTTCCCCTACCTGATGCAGGGCGTGATCCTCCTCGCCGGTGCCCGCCTCGTCGCGGACGGCAGGCTCACGCTCGGTACGTTCCTCCTCGCGTTCCAGGCGGGCACCATCGTCATCCAGGTGGCGGCGCCGCTCGGCGACGTCGTGAGCGCGTGGCAGTACGTCCGCAGTGCCCAGGACCGCCTGACGGAGATGCTCGCCCTGGGCAACGAGCCCCTGGCGGGCGGGCGATCGCTGCCCGGCCCTTCGCTCGGCCTCGGCCTCGACGGCGTGTCCGTCGAGCTCGGCGAGCGCGTCGTCCTCGACCAGCTCGACCTCGATGTCGCCCCGGGTGAGCTCGTCATGGTCGTCGGCGGGCCCGGGTCGGGGAAGTCGACGCTGGTCGCCGTCGCCGCGGGCCTGCTCGCCCCGACACGTGGCCGGGCGCTGCTCGAGGCCGTGCCGATGGACGAGCTCGACCCGGTGGAGCTGCGCCGGAGCGTCCGAGTCGTGACCGAGGAGCCCCTCCTCTTCGCGCTCTCGCTGCGGGACAACCTGACGATGGGAGCGGCGCCCGACGTCACGGACCACGACATCCTCGCCGCGCTCGAGGCGGCCGGGGCCGAGGATGTCCCGGCGTCGCTCACCGGCGGCCTCGACGGTGCCGTCGGTGACCGCGGCCTCACCCTGTCGGGCGGCCAGCGCCAGCGCGTGGCGATGGCCCGGGCGCTGCTGGCGCGGCCGCGCCTGCTCGTCCTCGACGACGCCCTGTCGGCCGTCAACCCGTCGCTCGAGATCGACGTCCTGCGCCGGGTGCGACGGTTCGCGCCCGACCTCGCGATCCTGCTCGTCACCCGGCGCGACGGCGCCAGGGCCGTGGCCGACGAGGTCCGCCGGCTGGCGAGCGGCGGGTCGCTGCACCACCTGCCGGGCGCCGCGGCCCCGCTCGCCGAGGTCCCGGCCCCGGTCGCCGAGCTGACGGGCGTCGGCCTGCACGACGTCGCTCCGTCGCTGCCCGAGGACGTCGTCGCCGACGAGAGGGAGCCGACGCTGCGCGCCGTGCTCCGGCGGTTCCGGGCGGTCGCCGCGCTCGCGTTCGTGGCGGTGCTGGCCCAGGCCCTCGCCGTGAGCTCGCCGGACATCCTGTTCGGCCGGGTCGTCGACCTCGTGGAGGAGAGCGAGGCAGCGGCGTACCGGTGGGCGTACGTGATGATGGCCATGGGTGCCGTGATCGGCGTGACCGGGTACGTCTTCCGTGTCTCCGCCGAGCGCTTCAACCAGGGCGTCATCCACCTGCTGCGCCGGAGGGTGTTCCACCGCCTCACCCGCCTCGGCATCGACTTCTACGACCGGGAGCAACCCGGTGAGGTGGCGGCCCGGGTGGTGAACGACCTCGACACGCTGCTCGTGTTCTTCCAGGGCCCGGGCTTCATCCTGGTGTCCAACATCGCCCGCGTCCTCGTGGCGATGGGCGCCATCCTCGTGATCGCACCCGCCACCGCGCCGGTCGTGATCGGCGGGGTGGTCGTCATCGTCGGTCTGACCGCGATCCAGCTCCCGTTGGCCATGCAGGCCAACGGTTGGGCCCGCGACGAGCTCGGTGTCGTGACGGCCAAGTTCGAGGAGGACTTCACGGCCCGGCACGAGATCCGTCACCTCGGGGCACTGGGCCTCCAGCTGCGGCGCTTCGTGCACGCGTGCTGGGAGCGCCGCCGCGCCCGCTGGTGGGTGGCGGTCGTGGCCAGTGCGTACACCTCCGTGATCGACGCGACCGGTCAGGTCCTGTCCCTGCTCGTGCTGTGGCGGGCGGGTGAGGAGGTGTTCGCCGGACGGTTGTCCACGGGTTCGGCGCTCACGGTCCAGCTCCTCGCCGTCGGCGGGACACTTCCGCTCGGCACGATCGGCGGTCTGTACGCGCGGCTGCTCGAGGTCCGGGTCTCGTGGGACCGCGTGCGGGAGCCGTTCCGCGTGCGGGTCCTGCCCGTCGTCGCCGAGGGTGCGCCCCCGTGCCCGGCGATCGTGGGCCCGGTCGCCTTCGACCACGTCGACTTCGCCTACCCGCACGCGGGTCGGCAGGTCCTCGCCGACGTCTCCTTCACGATGCCGGCCGGTGGGGTAACGGCGCTCGTCGGCGTGACGGGTGCCGGGAAGTCCAGTGTCGCCAAGCTGCTGTCACGGACCTACGACCCGGACGTCGGGCGGGTCGTCGTCTCCGGCCGCGACCTCCGCGACGTCGACCTCGCCGGCTACCGCAGCCGGATCGGCATCGTGCCCCAGGACGCGTTCCTGTTCCGCGGCACGGTCGCGTCGAACATCGCCTACGGCCGCCCCGACGCCAGCCGTGAGGACGTCGAGGCGTCGGCCGTCGCCGTAGGCGCCCACGAGCTGCTCGTCGCCGGCCCGGACGGCTACGACCACACGGTGGAGGAGGAGGGGCGGAACCTCACCCACGCCCAGCGGCAGCTCATCGCGCTGGCCCGTGCCTGGCTGGCTCGGCCCGAGTTGCTCGTCCTGGACGAGGCGACGTCGTCGCTCGACGGCGACGTCGAGGGACGGGTCCTGGTTGCCGTCGCCTCCCTGGGGGTCACCACGTTGATGGTGACGCACCGGCACGAGGTGGCGGCGCGCGCCGACCACATCGTGGTGCTCGAGGGTGGGCGGGTCGCCACCAGGGGCGGGGCCGCCGAGGTTGCCGGTGAGCCCGCCTTCCGACGACTCTGGGCAGCGGACGATCTGCTCGCCAGCGGGTGA
- a CDS encoding MarR family transcriptional regulator: MPRRAGPTVESAIAGLARSFEVVLETQGLTIQKYRTLAYLAVEPTTTSELAYRLTVRPPVVTRLVDGLAERGLVERQVDERDRRRTTLAVTRAGRRALAEANAAIREPLDRVAAQLPEHERAIAEEGLILWSKAMFRYWRLTHPGALDAATPSQE; encoded by the coding sequence ATGCCGCGCCGCGCTGGTCCGACCGTGGAATCGGCGATCGCCGGCTTGGCGCGCTCGTTCGAGGTCGTCCTGGAGACCCAGGGGCTGACGATCCAGAAGTACCGCACGCTCGCCTACCTGGCCGTCGAGCCGACCACGACGTCGGAGCTGGCGTACCGGCTCACCGTCCGCCCGCCGGTGGTGACCCGCCTCGTCGACGGCCTGGCGGAGCGCGGGCTCGTGGAGCGGCAGGTCGACGAGCGCGACCGGCGGCGTACCACCCTGGCCGTCACCCGGGCCGGCCGGCGCGCCCTGGCCGAGGCCAACGCGGCCATCCGGGAGCCCCTGGACCGCGTCGCCGCGCAGCTGCCCGAGCACGAGCGCGCGATCGCCGAGGAGGGCCTCATCCTGTGGAGCAAGGCCATGTTCCGGTACTGGCGGCTGACCCACCCAGGCGCACTTGACGCGGCGACTCCCTCGCAGGAATGA
- a CDS encoding CoA transferase, with amino-acid sequence MAGAFEGLRVLELTWGIAGPMAGMMLADHGAVVTRIEPPEDPFAEHPGHRVWNRGKRSAVIDLHDPAGREAFLALAARVDVVLDSFRPGVTERLGIGHDALSARNPRLVTCSVTAYGEGNEHSDRPGYEALVAARTGSQWAQRGGIMSTGDLGLPEVEIPEGAEQAARPDGPIFSASPWMSLNGFYHATLAIAAALVARERTGVGQHIETSLLSRAAFAPTSGRSGGAVGGTWMNLRGAPRGLFECQDGRWVHQWPIKPLSVIQAAEHDRLEAAPAPEYEHRRVDPARIGMEPENIVVLFHYLPLMQAAFKRFPAEAWRRWAERVKEGVQIVRSPEEALSDPLLLEDGSIVEVPDHELGRIRHLGVITELSASPGRVRGPAPRRGEHTDVVLDEAAASTPTPAVTSRAAAPRSAGPLDGVRVLDIGLALAGPYGSSLLADLGADVMKVMAPWDGPWMDTGIGQMANRGKRGVLLHLGKPQGLAAFHKLVETADVVTHNMRWGVAERLGVGYDDLRALNPSIVYCASRGFDRDRSARNIPGTDQSGSALAGQEWEDGGCSRGGRPFFGTSMGDLGNGFLVAIGILQALYHRERTGEGQEVGCSILGACLATSSGTYAFPDGSGPDRPRLDAMQLGLDALYRLYETEEGWICLAAVTQDHWRRLCDAIGRVDLVADARFTDAAARGANDDELARLLEATFAGRRAEDWFAALDGAGVPVEISAPGLVTAPADTPFVAFSATPASVPGEAPTLGEHTGEILAELDLPEDVVAAVHDECADRARA; translated from the coding sequence ATGGCCGGTGCCTTCGAGGGCTTGCGCGTACTCGAGCTGACCTGGGGGATCGCCGGCCCGATGGCGGGGATGATGCTGGCCGATCACGGTGCGGTCGTGACCCGCATCGAGCCGCCGGAGGATCCGTTCGCCGAGCACCCCGGGCACCGGGTGTGGAACCGGGGGAAGCGCAGCGCCGTCATCGACCTGCACGATCCCGCCGGGCGGGAGGCCTTCCTCGCCCTCGCGGCTCGGGTCGACGTCGTGCTCGATTCGTTCCGTCCGGGTGTGACCGAGCGCCTCGGCATCGGGCATGACGCGCTCTCCGCCCGCAACCCCCGTCTCGTCACCTGCTCCGTCACCGCCTACGGCGAGGGCAACGAGCACAGCGACCGGCCCGGCTACGAGGCGCTGGTCGCGGCGAGGACCGGGTCACAGTGGGCGCAGCGCGGCGGCATCATGTCGACCGGCGATCTCGGGTTGCCCGAGGTGGAGATCCCCGAGGGCGCGGAGCAGGCGGCGCGCCCCGACGGACCGATCTTCAGTGCCTCGCCGTGGATGAGCCTCAACGGCTTCTACCACGCCACCCTGGCCATCGCGGCGGCCCTCGTCGCCCGGGAGCGCACGGGCGTCGGCCAGCACATCGAGACATCGCTGCTGTCGCGCGCGGCGTTCGCTCCGACGAGCGGACGGAGCGGTGGCGCCGTCGGCGGCACCTGGATGAACCTGCGGGGCGCGCCCCGGGGGCTCTTCGAGTGCCAGGACGGCCGGTGGGTGCACCAGTGGCCGATCAAGCCGCTGTCGGTCATCCAGGCGGCTGAGCACGATCGGCTCGAGGCGGCACCGGCACCGGAGTACGAGCACCGCCGCGTCGACCCGGCCCGCATCGGCATGGAGCCCGAGAACATCGTCGTCCTGTTCCACTACCTGCCCCTGATGCAGGCCGCGTTCAAGAGGTTCCCGGCCGAGGCCTGGCGCCGGTGGGCCGAGCGGGTGAAGGAGGGCGTGCAGATCGTCCGGTCACCGGAGGAGGCCCTGTCCGACCCTCTGCTGCTCGAGGACGGGAGCATCGTCGAGGTGCCGGACCACGAGCTCGGCCGCATCCGGCACCTCGGCGTGATCACGGAGCTGAGCGCGTCGCCCGGTCGTGTGCGGGGCCCCGCGCCCCGGCGGGGCGAGCACACCGACGTGGTCCTCGACGAGGCGGCGGCGTCGACGCCGACGCCGGCCGTGACATCACGGGCCGCCGCGCCGAGGTCGGCGGGCCCGCTGGATGGGGTCCGAGTCCTCGACATCGGCCTTGCCCTGGCCGGGCCCTACGGCTCGTCGTTGCTCGCCGACCTCGGCGCCGACGTGATGAAGGTCATGGCGCCGTGGGACGGGCCCTGGATGGACACCGGCATCGGCCAGATGGCCAACCGGGGCAAGCGCGGTGTGCTCCTCCACCTCGGCAAGCCGCAGGGGCTGGCCGCCTTCCACAAGCTGGTCGAGACGGCCGACGTCGTGACCCACAACATGCGGTGGGGCGTCGCCGAGCGGCTCGGCGTCGGCTACGACGACCTCCGCGCGCTCAACCCCTCGATCGTCTACTGCGCCAGCCGGGGGTTCGACCGCGACCGGTCCGCCCGCAACATCCCCGGCACCGACCAGTCGGGATCGGCTCTGGCCGGCCAGGAGTGGGAGGACGGCGGCTGCTCGCGGGGCGGCCGGCCGTTCTTCGGCACGTCGATGGGCGATCTCGGCAACGGCTTCCTCGTGGCGATCGGGATCCTCCAGGCGCTCTACCACCGCGAGCGCACCGGCGAGGGCCAGGAGGTCGGCTGCTCGATCCTCGGCGCCTGCCTGGCCACGTCGTCGGGGACGTACGCCTTCCCCGACGGCTCGGGCCCCGACCGTCCCCGGCTCGACGCCATGCAGCTCGGGCTCGACGCGCTGTACCGCCTGTACGAGACGGAGGAGGGCTGGATCTGCCTCGCCGCCGTGACCCAGGACCACTGGCGGCGCCTCTGCGACGCGATCGGCCGGGTCGACCTCGTCGCCGACGCCCGGTTCACCGACGCCGCCGCTCGCGGGGCCAACGACGACGAGCTCGCCAGGTTGCTCGAGGCGACGTTCGCCGGCCGCCGCGCCGAGGACTGGTTCGCCGCCCTCGACGGCGCTGGGGTCCCGGTCGAGATCTCGGCTCCTGGCCTCGTCACCGCCCCGGCCGACACGCCGTTCGTGGCCTTCTCGGCCACACCGGCCAGCGTGCCCGGAGAGGCTCCCACGCTCGGCGAGCACACCGGCGAGATCCTCGCCGAGCTGGACCTTCCCGAGGACGTCGTCGCCGCCGTCCACGACGAGTGCGCAGACCGCGCTCGGGCCTGA